The window CACGCATGTGTCgtggtgctcacgtgaacagcgtcggagaaataaattgttgaataaaatatcaaatttctgggccttgaaagtgatAATTAAATTGCCGTCTATGAggggtcagaaagctctcggatttcatcaaaaatatcttaatctgtgttctgaagatgaatgaaggtcttacgggtgtggaacgacatgagggtgagtaattaatgagagaaatttaattttttgggaatgaactaaccctttaacgaaTCAgtgtacagtatctcacaggagtgagtacacccctcacatttttgtaaatattttattatatcttttcatgtgacaacactgaataaatgacactttgctaaaatgtaaagtagtgagtgtgcagcttgtataacagtgtaaatttgctgtcccttcaaaataactcaacatacagccattaatgtctaaaccgctggccacaaaagtgagtacacccctaagtgtaaatgtccaaattgggcgcaattagccattttctctccccggtgtcatgtgactcgttagtgttacaaggtctcaggtgtgaatcgggagcaggtgtgttaaatttggtgttatcgctctcactcttgtatactggtcactggaagttcaacatggcacctcatggcaaagaaccctctgaggatctgaaaaagagagttgttgctctacataaagatggcgtaggctataagaagattgccaagagcctgaaactgagctgcagcacggtggccaagaccatacagcggtttaacaggacaggttccactcagaacaggccttgccatggtcgaccaaagaagttgagtgcacgtgctcagcatcatatccagaggttgtgtttgggaagtagacgtatgagtgctgccagcattgctgaaCAGGTTAaaggggtcagcctgtcagtgctcagaccatatgccgcacactgcatcaaattgatcTGCATTGCTGtcatcccagaaggaagcctcttctaaagatgatgctcaagaaagcccgcaaacagtttcctgaagacaagcagactaagagcatggattactggaaccatgtcctgtggtctgatgagaccaagataaacttatttggttcagatggtgtcaagtaTGTGTGgtggcaaccaggtgaggagtacaaagataAGTCAAgtatggtggtggcagtgtcatggtctggggctgcatgagtgctgccggcactggggagctacagttcattgaggagccatgaatgccaacatgtactgtgacatactgaagcagagcatgatccaACATATTggattccaacatgataacgaccccaaacacatCTCCAggacgaccactgccttgctaaagaagctgagggtgaaggtgatggactggccaagcatgtctccagacctaaaccctattgagcatctgtggggcatcctcaaactgAAGGTGGAagagcgcaaggtctctaacatccaccagctccgtgatgtcctcatggaggagtggaagaggactccagtggcaacctgtgaagctctggtgaactccatgcccaagagggttaaggcagtgctggaaaataatgcaggccacacaaaatattgacacattttgggcccaatttggacatttacACTTAGGgctgtactcacttttgtggccagcgatTTAGACATTAATaactgtgtgttgagttattttgagggggcagcaaatttacactgttatacaagctgcacactcactactttacattgtagcaaagtgtcatttcttcagtgttgtcacatgaaaagatataataaattagttacaaaaatgtgagggtgtactcacttctgtgagatactgtatctGTCTTGTCTGactcaaaatgagccaaaaactAGCAGTAATATGATTCTCAAAGCTCCAGTGTGCTGACTcctaataataattcataataatgtTAGATTGGACACTTAACTATTTAGTATCATAtctaccattcaaaggtttggggttgtgatgattttttaaaatgtttcttatgctcactaaggctgcatttatttaataaaaaatacagtaaagaattaagtaatattgtgaaatattttcagcatcattactccagtcttcagtgtcacatgatccttcagaaatcgatctaatatgatgatttgctgctcaagaaacatttcttattatcatcaatgttgaaaacaattgtgctgcttaatatttttgtgcaaaccgtgatatttcatttatttggaACAGAAATcttatataacattataaatgtctttactgtcactttcaatcaatttaatgccgcctttctgaataaaactaCACATTCAGAGCATTATGGAATATGTCAAATCCTTTCAGTGCATGATACTTAAGTAAATACTTAACAGAAGTAAGTACTTCTACTCAAGTAGATTACTTTTATTGGAGTAATATGTCTTCAGGTTATATACTTTGTTAAATGTTAACTCATTGacaatgcacataaaaaaagcTTTTGTTTTACAGGCTTTGGCTTAGCTTTTAACCTTCAACCAGCTCTTACGATAATCGGCAAATACTTCCTTGTGAAAAGGCCAATAGCAAATGGCTTGGCAATGGCGGGGAGTCCAGTCTTCCTTTCCACCCTGGCACCCCTCAACCAATTTCTCTTTGATCATTTTGGATGGCGAGGAAGCTTCCTCATCCTCGGAGGAGTGCTGCTCAACTGCTGCGTAGCTGGAGCACTTATGCGACCCAtcaagataaaaataaaaccgCCAGTGAGCCAAACCACTGATGACAAAGACACAGCGGAGCTGGACGTCAACCCTCAGATAGCTGGACAAGACAAGTCCATGCAGTCAGGCTGTGCCGCAAAGGTCAACCAGTTCATTGATGTATCCCTCTTCAAGCACAGAGGCTTCCTGATCTATCTGGTGGGAAATGTGCTCATGTTTTTTGGATTTTTTGCCCCAGTGGTCTTCCTGGCTCCATATGCCAAGCATCAGGGGATAGACGAGTACTCCGCAGCATTCCTGCTCTCCATATTTGCTCTAGTGGACATGTTCGCACGTCCAGGAACGGGTCTGGTAGCCAACACCAGATGGATCAGGCCCAAGATCCAGTATTTCTTCAGCTTCGCTGTGATATATAATGGCCTGTGCCATCTGATGTGTCCGCTCTTACCAGGTTACATAGGCCTGGTGGTGTACGCTGTGTTTTTTGGCCTGGCTTTTGGGATGGTGTGTGCTCTTCTTTTCGAGGTACTCATGGATCTGGTGGGAGCTCAACGGTTCTCCAGTGCGGTTGGGCTCGCTACCATTATCGAGTGTGGGCCTGTCCTGTTGGGACCACCCCTCTCTGGTAAGTGTTCACTATTATATCTCTccatgttatattatatattaacagGTTTCTTCCTCAGGTTTACTGGTTGACATCTTCATGGACTATAAATACATGTACTTTGCTTGTGGTGTGATGATGCTGGCTG of the Megalobrama amblycephala isolate DHTTF-2021 linkage group LG24, ASM1881202v1, whole genome shotgun sequence genome contains:
- the slc16a7 gene encoding monocarboxylate transporter 2 encodes the protein MPPSASTNLGYTPPDGGWGWAVVFGSFISIGFSYAFPKSLTIYFKEIQEYFSISYSEIAWVSSIMLATMYAGGPVSSILVNRYGSRPVVIAGGLMVGLAMVTASFGTTILHLYLCVGVIGGFGLAFNLQPALTIIGKYFLVKRPIANGLAMAGSPVFLSTLAPLNQFLFDHFGWRGSFLILGGVLLNCCVAGALMRPIKIKIKPPVSQTTDDKDTAELDVNPQIAGQDKSMQSGCAAKVNQFIDVSLFKHRGFLIYLVGNVLMFFGFFAPVVFLAPYAKHQGIDEYSAAFLLSIFALVDMFARPGTGLVANTRWIRPKIQYFFSFAVIYNGLCHLMCPLLPGYIGLVVYAVFFGLAFGMVCALLFEVLMDLVGAQRFSSAVGLATIIECGPVLLGPPLSGLLVDIFMDYKYMYFACGVMMLAGGIFLLIMNYYNYRWLEKEKKQRKVEELQIGSAKELAAMEEAKDDEEEVKLSTEEKTADSTC